The sequence GACCGCGACCAGCCGCCGCTGGCGATCCTCAACGCCATGCGCCAGCTCGGCGGCAAGCGCGCCGTCGTCGCGGCCGCGGGCAACCACGGCTCCAGCCGCCCGTTCTGGCCGGCCGCGTTCGGCCCGGTCCTCGGCGTCGGCGCGGTGGAGGGCGGCGAGGGCAAGTGGGCGCGCGCCCCGTACTCCAACTCCGGCCGCTGGGTCGACGCCACCGCCCGCGGCTCCCAGCTGCAGTCGACGTTCACGCGCGCGAAGACGCTGCTCGCGCTCGGCACCAGCCCCAGCCCGCTGGACCCGACGATCGCGTTCGACGGCTGGGCGACCTGGGACGGGACGTCGTTCGCGACCCCGATCGCTTCGGCCATGATCGCCCGCACGATGAGCCGCGCCGGCCTGGGCACCGGCGCCGAGGCGCAGCTCCAGCTGACGCTCACCGCTCCGCCCACGCCCGCCCCGGAGTTCCCGCGCGCCGTCCTGCTGGACGAGCTCGAGGGCAAGGGCGAGCCGGCGTCCTAGCCGGCCGCGGCGGCGACCGCGCGGAGGACGCTCGTCACCCGCGCGGAGTCGCCCTTGCCGAACCAGTGGTCGGCCTCGTGCTCGTCCTCGGGCGGCTGGCTGGAGACGACGATCACCGGGATCGTGCTGAGCGCGACGTTCTCACGCACGCGCTTGATCAGCGCGTGGCCGTCGAGCTTGGGCATCTCGATGTCGGTGACGATCACCGCCGGCTTGAGGCCGGACAGCAGGATCCGGTGGGCCTGGAGGCCGTCGGTGGCCGTGGCCGGCTTCAGGCCCGCACCGGTGGCCCAGGCGGACAGCAGCATGAGGGAGACCGGGTCGTCGTCGACGACCAACGCGGACGGGAGCTCGGGCATGCCGAGTGCATCGTCAGCGGACCTCGCGGTCCGGTCAATGGCGCGTCAAGAGACGGTCAAGCTGGGCGGCGCCGAGGCGGCGGCGCGCGGCATCGGCTCCGGCCGGCCGTAGTGGTAGCCCTGCGCGTGGTCGACGCCGTGCTCGCGCAGCCGGGCGACGGTCTCCGCGTCCTCCACGAACTCGGCGATCGTCTTCAGCCCGAGCCCGCGCGCGATGTCCACCATCGCCTTCACGACGACCTGGTCGGTGTCGCTGGTCGTGAGGCCCTTGACGAAGTCGCCGTCGATCTTCAGGTAGTCGAGCGGCAGGTGCTTGAGGTAGTAGAAGGAGGCGAAGCCGGCGCCGAAGTCGTCGAGCGCGAAGCGGCAGCCGAGCTGCTTGAGGCGCTCCGCGAACGTCTGCGCGTCGCGCATGTTGGTGATCGCGGCGGTCTCGGTGATCTCGAACACGAGCCGGGCCGGGTCGATCCCGGTGAGCGCGATCTCGCGCTCGATCAGCTCGGGCAGCTCCGGGTCGCCGATCGAGCGGCCCGAGAGGTTGACCTCGATCCGCAGCCCGTCCGCGACGCGGCCGTCGGCGAGCGCGTGGATGGCGTTCTTGACGACCCAGCGGTCCAGTTCCCCGATCAGCCCGAAGTGCTCGGCGGGCTCGATGAACGCGCCCGGCGGGATGATCTTGCCGTCGCTGGACACCATGCGCAGCAGCAGCTCGTAGTGGGTGGCGTGGCCGCTGGCGAGCTCGACGATCGGCTGCCAGTACAGGACGAACCGGTCCTCGTCGAGCGCGCGACGGACCTGGTCGGCCCAGTCGAGGCGGGCCTGCATGCCGGCGACGCGGTCGTCGTTGCGGTCGGTGACGTGGTACCCGTCGCCGCCCGCCTCCTTGGCGGCGTACATTGCGAGGTCGGCGGCGGCGAGGACGCTCTCCGGCGCGGTGTCGTTGGTCCGGAACGGGACGACGCCGACGGACGCGGTGATCGAGACGGCGATCGTCCCGAGCGTGATCCGCTGCTCGCGGACGGCGCTGACCACGGCGACCGCGGTGCGCTCGGCGGCGTCACGGTCGGCGCCGTCGAGCAGGATCGCGAACTCGTCGCCACCCAGGCGCGCCACGACGGCGTCGTCGCCGAGGACGGTGTGCAACGCGCCGGCGATCGTGCGGACCATCGCGTCGCCGGCGGTGTGGCCGTGGACGTCGTTGATGTACTTGAAGCGGTCGAGGTCGAGCAGGAGCATCGCGCCGTGCTGGTCGCGCCGCTGGGCGTAGGCGGCGAGCTCCTCCTCGAAGCGGCGGCGGTTGAACAGCCGCGTGATGTGGTCGTGGTCGGCCTGGTGGCGGAGCTGCGCCTCGAAGCGGCGGCGCTCGGTGACGTCGCGCAGGATGCACGTGGCGACGGCGTCCTCGTCGTCGGTGACGGCGCCGAAGGTGACCTCGAGCGGGAACTCGTGCCCGTCCTTGCGGCGGCCGGTCAGCTCGACGCCCGGCGCCAGCGGCAGCTCGCGCGAGCTCGCGGCGAACAGCTCCTGCACGGGGCGGCCGACCAGCTCGCTGCGGCCGTAGCCGAACAGCTGCTCGGTGCGCGCGTTGGCGAGCACGATGTTGCCGGAGGCGTCGACCTCGACGATCGGGTCCGGCGCGGTCTCCAGCACGCGGGCCTGCTCCTCGGCCCGGACGCGGTCGGAGATGTCGCGGATGATGCCGCCGAAGAAGCGGCCCTCGTCCTCGTCCCAGCAGGACAGCGACAGCTCGATCGGGAACTCGCTGCCGTCGGCGCGCATGCCCACGACCTCGACGGTGCGGCCCATGATCCGCGCGTCGGCGCGGTTGGCGGAGACGCGGCGCAGGCCGGCGTCGTGGGCCGCGCGGAAGCGCTCGGGCATCAGGACGGACAGCGGCTTGCCGACCATCTCCCGGCGGTCGGTGCCGAACATGCGCTCGGCGGCGGAGTTCCAGGAGACGATCAGGCCGGAGCTGTCGGCGGTGATGATCGCGTCGCTGGTGGACTCGCGGAAGGAGGTGAAGCGGTCCTCGGACGCGCGCAGCGCCTTCGCGCTGCGCATCCCGGCGATCCGGCGCCCGACCTGGCGGCCGATGTGCGAGGCGACCTCGAGCAGGCGGTCGTCCGGCGCCACGGTGCGCGTCGAGAAGCACTCGATCACCGCGACGATCTCCCCCGCGCTGGAGATCGGGAAGGAGAACGCGCCGCGCAGGCCCGCCTCGGCGGCGACCGCGTTGCGGGGGAAGTTGGCGTCGCAGCTGAGGTCGACGATCCACTCGGCGCGGCCGCTCTCGAGCACGCGGCCGGGCAGACCCACGCCCCGGACCATCGGCATCCGCTCGGTCTCCGTGCGGAAGCCGGCGTAGCGCGTGACGTCACCGAGGTACCAGAGCGAGGAGGACAGCAGGCGTTCGCGGCGGTGCGGGTCGGCGACGTAGACGTGCCCGACGGGCCAGCCCGTCCAGCGGCACAGCTGGTCCACGCAGGCGCGCAGCACGTCGTCGACGCGCGTGGCGCGGTCCGTCGCCTCCGCGACCCGCTCGATCAGGCCGACCAGCGCGGAGTCGCCGGCGGCGGGCGCGGCGGGCACATCGGACGTGGCCTTGCGGGACCGCGACAGCGAGATCGCGGCCGCCCCCGCGCTGACTGCGGCCGCGAGGGCAGCGACGCGCGCTTCTGGAGTGCTCGACCGAGACATCGCTCTGGACATCGGCACAAGCACCTTCGCCCTGAAGGCGGAAACGTCCCATGATTGACCGTTCATCGCCTTACCGATCCGTAGGCTTCCTGCCGGTGGTGAGCGCTCTGCAGGTGATCCGTCGGCTGGTCGGCCTGGAGGTGGTCACACCGATCGCCGGCGGCCTCGATCACCGTGCTATCTGGTCGGAAGCGACCTCGTGACGCGGTTCGGCGCGGGTTCGCGCGAGGCGGCGGCGGTGCTCACGGCGTCCCCTCGTCGGCTGCCACTTCCCGTCCCCGTCCCCGTCACGTCGACGAGAACGTCGGGTGCTTGGTCGTCTGGAGCGTGTGCGGTACGTCACTCCTGGACGTCCCGTCCCCCACGAAGGGGAGCTTCGCGCCCGCGATGGTGAGGTTCGCGGCGGCGGGGCACGCGCTCGACGGCGCGGCGTCCCCGGGGGCGGGTTCGCCGCGCGAACGTCGAGTTTTGTACCTATGCGGTCGGTTTCGCGACGTTCGCGTGCCGGACGCCGCGGGCGCGGGTTGGCCTCGCCCAGACGCGGCAGCGCACCCGAGCGCGTCCGGCGCGGAGCTCCACGCCCTACGCCGCCGCAGCCGCCACGAGCGCATCGCGCAGCGCGTCCAACGCCGCCGCCCGGGCTGCCGTCAACGCCGGCTCGACCGTCACGGCCGCCGCCTCGACCGGAACGGCCCGCGGCTCGGCCGCGACCATCTCGTGCAGCGCCGGGGCAATCGCCGGTCCCCACGGGCCGCCGACGAGCACGACCGCAGGGTCGACGAGCGCGACGACCGCCGACAGCACACCGGCCAGCGCTCGCGCCAGCGCCGGGTGCGTCTCGGTCGCGTCGAGCAGCTTCGGGACGTCGATCGCCGTCGAGCCGGGCCGGCGCAGGCCGAGGGCCGCGAAGACGTCGGTCAGGCGTGTCGCCGAGCCGTCCGGGCCGGTGGTGAGCACGTGCGCGATCTCGCCGGCCAGGCCGGCGTGGCCGCGGCGGACCGCTTCGTCGCTCACGACCGCCAGGCCGAGGCCCTCGCCGAGGTAGAGGTAGGCGAAGTCGCGCCCACCGTCCTCGGCGCGCGCCGCCCAGTTGACGTCGTTGTCGACCGTGACCGGGCCGGCGACGAGATCCGCGAGCACCGCCGGGGCGTCCAGCGCGCCGAGCAGGAACGGCAGGTCGGGCAGCTCGACCAGCCGACCGGAGGCACGGTCGACCGGGTCGGCCGCGCTCACGACCGCAAGCCGGAACCGCCCGGCCGCCCCCGCCACCTTGGCCGCCACGTCTCGCAGCGCGCTCGCCACGCGGCCCGCGGCCGGGACGGGGGAGACCGCCCGCGCGACGACGTCGCCGTACGCGTCGACGGCCTCGGCGACGAGCCCGTCGGGTGCCAGCGACACGACGAGCGCGCGGCCGCTGGTCGGCGCGAGCGCGTAGTAGGTCCCGACGCGGCCGCGGCCCGTGGTGCGCTCACCCGTGTCGACGACCGCGCCGCTCTCGCCCAGGCGGCGCACGCTCTCGGAGACCGTCGGCTTCGACAGGCCCGTCAGCGCGGCGAGCTCCGCCCGGGTCGCGCGCCGCGCACCCATCAGCGCGCGCAGGACGTGCTCGTCCGACAACGAGCGGAGCAGGTCGAGCGTGGGCTTGGTCGGGGCCACGACGCGAACTTTAGGAAGGACTCTTGCCCAAAGCGAGCGAGCACGGTATCTTGCAGTTCTAGTAAGCAGTCCTGCCTAGAGGAGAGACGCACCGATGGCGACCACCACCGAGCTTCCGCACTGGGAGACCACACCCGAGGACCTGAAGGCCGCGACCCGCGAGATCAAGGCCGCGATCCGCGCGCGCATCGAGGCGTCGGGGCGCACGGTGGAGGAGATCTGGGACGTGATCACGACCCAGCTGACCGAGCGCGTCGAGGAGATCGAGGCGGCCAAGGCCCGCGGCGAGAACGTCTGGCCGGTCGTCGAGTACGCCGACATCGAGGCCGGCCGGGTCACGCCGGAGCAGCTCGCCAACTTGAAGAAGCGCGGGTGCGTGGTCATCCGCGGCCACTTCCCGCGTGAGCAGGCGCTCCGCTGGGACCAGGACATCGTCGACTACGTCGAGCGCAACCACTTCTTCGAGGACTACAAGGGCCCGGGGGACGACTTCTTCGGCAGCGTCGGCTCGAAGCCCGAGATCTTCCCGGTCTACTGGTCACCCGCCCAGATGGAGGCGCGCCAGAGCGACCGGATGGCCAGCGTGCAGTCGTTCCTCAACCACCTGTGGACGTACGAGTCCGAGGGCACGCGGTGGTTCGACCCGGACCGCGACTCGCTGTACCCGGACCGCATCCGCCGCCGCCCGCCCGGAGCGAGCTCCGGCGGTCTCGGCGCACACCTCGATCCGGGCACGCTCGACCTGTGGATGACCGAGGCCTACCAGCAGGCCTTCCGCCACCTGTTCGACGGCTCGATCGAGCAGTACGACCCGTGGGACGCGTCCTACCGCACGTCCGGCCCGCAGTACCCGGGCACGACGATGTGCAGCGTCTTCCGCACCTTCCAGGGCTGGACCGCGCTCAGCGACATGGCGCACGACCAGGGCGTCCTGCACACCGTCCCGATCCCCGAGGCGATGGCGTACCTGATGCTGCGCCCGCTGCTGGACGACGTCGCCGACGACGACATGTGCGGCACGACCGTCAACCAGGTCTTCCCGGCGATCGAGAAGTGGCATCCGCTGCTGATGCGCGCGCTCGTCGGCATCCCGGACGTGCAGGCCGGCGACTCCGTCTGGTGGCACTGCGACATGATCCACGCCGTCGCGCCGGTCACCGACCAGCAAGGTTGGGGCAACGTGATGTACATCCCGGCCGCGCCGTGGTGCCCGCGCAACGAGCGCTACGCCGAGAAGGTCCGCGCCGCGTTCGAAGCCGGCGAGAGCCCGAGCGACTTCCCCGAGGAGCACTACGAGCGCACGTGGCCGGACCGCTTCCAGCCCGAGCAGCTCAACGCGACCGGCCGCCGCGGCCTCGGCATGGAGGACTAGACCGCCGCGGGCACCGCCGGGGTGAACGGCAGCTGCTCGTCCACGCCGCGCTGGATGATCAGCGCGGTCGCCTCCGGCACCTCGACCCAGACGCCGGGCAGCTCCTCGTTGAGCGGCTCGGAGACCACGACCCGGTCCTCGTCGCTCAGGTGCGACAGCCGCGCGTTGTCGGGATACAACGCGCGGACGGTCGCGCCGTCGACCGACTCGTACAACGTGCGCGACCGGCCCTCGCTCGAATAGCGGACGGCGTACAGCCGCTCGCCGTCGCTCAGCCCGAGCGTCATCTGGATCGGATGCTCCACGCCGTGCGCCCGGCCGACCGCTTCCACGAACCCGACGGCCCGCTCGACGCCGCCGAGCGGGTCGTCCTCCAGGCCGAACGTCAGCGCCAGGTAGAAGAGCGTCTCGGAGTCCGTGGACCCGTGGATGCCGTCGAACAGGGACGGCTCGACGGCCAGCAGCAGCTCGCGCCGGATCACGTGGAAGTCCTCGATCAGCCCGTTGTGGACGAACAGCCACCGGCCGTGCTTGAAGGGATGCGAGTTGGTCTGCTGGACGGGCGTGCCGGTGGTCGCGCGGATGTGGGCGAGGAACAGCGGTGAGCGGATCTCGGCCGCGAGGTCGCGCAGGTTGGGGTCGTTCCACATCGGGTTGACGCTGCGGTAGCGGCGCGGGACGCCGTCGCCGTGCTCGGGGTACCAGCCGAGGCCGAACCCGTCCCCGTTGGTCGCCTCCACGCCCTGGCGGGCGTGCAGGCTCTGGTCGATCAGGCTGTGCTTCGTGCGGAACAGCAGCTCCTCGATCGCGAGCGGCTGCCCGAAGTAGGCGTTCCAGCGGCACATGCGGGCGACGATCGCAGCGCGGCGGACGGGCGCGCCTCACCCGCGGCGGATGACCCGCTATCAACCAGGCATGTCCGACACTCGTGTCTTCGTGATCACCGGCGCCAGCTCCGGCATCGGCGCGGCCACCGCCCGCCGGGCCGTCGAGGCCGGCTACCGCGTCGTGCTCGGCGCGCGCTCGCAGGACAAGCTCGACGCGCTCGTCGGGGAGCTGGGGGAGGGCAACGCGCTCGCGGTCCCCACCGACGTCACCCGCTGGGAGGACAACGAGGCGCTGATCGGCGCCGCCAAGGACACGTTCGGCAGCGTCGACGTGGTCTTCGCCAACGCCGGCTTCGGCGCCGCCCGCGGCTGGCTCAACGAGACGCCCGAGCACTGGCGCGACATGGTGCTCACCAACGTGCTCGGCGCGGCCTACACCGTTCGGGCGGCGATCCCGGAGCTGAAGGCGAGCAAGGGCCACGTGCTGCTCACGGGCTCGGTCGCCGGGCGCAAGGCGCTGCCCGGCAGCCTGTACTCGAGCACGAAGTGGGCGGTGACCGGGATGTCGGAGTCCATCCGCCAGGACCTCAACGGCACCGGCGTGCGCACGACGTTGATCTCGCCCGGAGGCGTCGAGACGCCGTTCTTCGACAACCCGTCGCAGGACCGCCTGGAGCCCGACGACATCGCGCGCGCCGTGCTGTACGCCGTGTCACAGCCGCCTCACGTGGACATCAACGAGATCTTCGTGCGTCCCATCGCGCAGGAGGGCTAGGCCGCCGCGGCGTGCATCGCCGCCGACAGCCCGTCGTAGTAGTGGTCGGCGAACATCTTGGCCACGAGCTCGCCGCGGCTGGAGACGCCGGCCTTCTCGTAGACGGACTTCAGGTGGTCCTGCACGGTGTAGCGGGACAGGTGCAGCTCGCGGGCGATCTCGGTCGTGGCCAGCCCGCGCGCGAGCGCGCGCGTGACGTCGACCTCGCGCGGGGTGAGCTCGTAGGCGTCGACGATCAGCGGCGCGACCTCGCTCGCCTTGGCCGGCTCGATCACGACCGCCGCGGCGTCGCCGTCGTGCAGGCAGGACGCGTGCACGAGCAGCCAGACGCCGCTGTCGGTCCGCACCCGCGTGCGCGTGGCGGTGCCGCGGGCACGCGCCTCCGCGGCCGCGATCATCACCTCGCAGGGCACGTCCACGCCCAGCACCGGGTCCGGCAGGCGGTACGTGGACTCGACGTCCTCGAACCAGGCGAGGGCCTCGGGCGTGGCACTCACGATCCGGTGGTCGGCCGCGACGATCGCCATGCCCGGCCCGCGGCCTCCGGCGTCCCGCCCCGGGTGGGTGACGAGCGAGGCGCGCAGCGCCCGCCCGACGACCGGGGCGATCGTCGCCACGAGCTCCTGCTCGGCCGTGTCGAAGCCCGACGTCCCACCCGCCCGGTTCATGTGCAGGATGCCCCACCCGCGCCCGCCCGCGTTGAACGTCGCGCGCAGCTCGGCGTCGGAGTCCATCAGCGTGCGCAGGTGCCGCCAGCGGGCGCTGCGCTCGGGGCGGCCGCCGGTCGCGGCGTGCAGGTCGGAGACCGGCCGCGGCGCGCGGGCGAGGTCCGCGAACTTGTTGAAGTCCGGCACCTCGAACTCGTACTCCCAGAACGGCGCGCACACGGTGTGCGGCATGCCCTGCGCGATGCCCGCGCCGAGCCCGAGCATCGTGTCCGGGTCGGTGGCGGCCAGCACGAGGGCGTCGACCGGCATCGCGGCTCGCAGCACCGTCGCGACACCCTCGAGGAGCTGCTGGGCTGGAAGCTGCTCGGCGGCGAGGGCGTCGATCCGTCGCGCCGCTCGCGCGAAGGGGAACGCTGTCATAGCGCGACGTTACGCGCCTGCGCCACCGCCGCGATAGGCGGGTAGCTCGACAGCCCGCGGGGGTTGCCCGCACACCCCCTGAAACGCGGGGGGAAGCGTGCGCCAAGTCCCCGCACTTATGGGATCGACGCACGCGGGCGGGAACCGCACCATCCCCGCTCATGCTCTCGGCCACGCTCCCCTCGCTCTCCGCCGGCTTCGTCTACCCGGGTGACCCCGGGTGGGACGAGGCGCGCTCGGCGTTCAACCTGACGCTCGACCAGCACCCCGCCGCGATCACCCTGCCGGTCACCGCGCGCGACGTCGCCGCCGCGGTGCGTTACGCCCGCGCGGCCGGCTGGCGCGTCGCCCCGCAATCCACGGCGCACAACCAGGGCGCGCTCGGCGACCTCTCGGACACGCTGCTGCTGAACGTGCAGGGCCTCCAGGACGTGCACGTGGACCCGGGCGCGCTGCGCGTGCGGGTGGGGGCGGGGGTCAGGTGGGAGCGTGTCGTCGGCCGCCTCAACGCCTACGGCTTGGCGGCGCTGCACGGCTCCTCGCCCGACGTCGGCGTGACCGGGTACTCGCTCGGGGGCGGGATCGGCTGGT comes from Solirubrobacter pauli and encodes:
- a CDS encoding response regulator is translated as MPELPSALVVDDDPVSLMLLSAWATGAGLKPATATDGLQAHRILLSGLKPAVIVTDIEMPKLDGHALIKRVRENVALSTIPVIVVSSQPPEDEHEADHWFGKGDSARVTSVLRAVAAAAG
- a CDS encoding DUF1479 domain-containing protein — protein: MATTTELPHWETTPEDLKAATREIKAAIRARIEASGRTVEEIWDVITTQLTERVEEIEAAKARGENVWPVVEYADIEAGRVTPEQLANLKKRGCVVIRGHFPREQALRWDQDIVDYVERNHFFEDYKGPGDDFFGSVGSKPEIFPVYWSPAQMEARQSDRMASVQSFLNHLWTYESEGTRWFDPDRDSLYPDRIRRRPPGASSGGLGAHLDPGTLDLWMTEAYQQAFRHLFDGSIEQYDPWDASYRTSGPQYPGTTMCSVFRTFQGWTALSDMAHDQGVLHTVPIPEAMAYLMLRPLLDDVADDDMCGTTVNQVFPAIEKWHPLLMRALVGIPDVQAGDSVWWHCDMIHAVAPVTDQQGWGNVMYIPAAPWCPRNERYAEKVRAAFEAGESPSDFPEEHYERTWPDRFQPEQLNATGRRGLGMED
- a CDS encoding class II glutamine amidotransferase; translated protein: MCRWNAYFGQPLAIEELLFRTKHSLIDQSLHARQGVEATNGDGFGLGWYPEHGDGVPRRYRSVNPMWNDPNLRDLAAEIRSPLFLAHIRATTGTPVQQTNSHPFKHGRWLFVHNGLIEDFHVIRRELLLAVEPSLFDGIHGSTDSETLFYLALTFGLEDDPLGGVERAVGFVEAVGRAHGVEHPIQMTLGLSDGERLYAVRYSSEGRSRTLYESVDGATVRALYPDNARLSHLSDEDRVVVSEPLNEELPGVWVEVPEATALIIQRGVDEQLPFTPAVPAAV
- a CDS encoding bifunctional diguanylate cyclase/phosphodiesterase, which codes for MPAAPAAGDSALVGLIERVAEATDRATRVDDVLRACVDQLCRWTGWPVGHVYVADPHRRERLLSSSLWYLGDVTRYAGFRTETERMPMVRGVGLPGRVLESGRAEWIVDLSCDANFPRNAVAAEAGLRGAFSFPISSAGEIVAVIECFSTRTVAPDDRLLEVASHIGRQVGRRIAGMRSAKALRASEDRFTSFRESTSDAIITADSSGLIVSWNSAAERMFGTDRREMVGKPLSVLMPERFRAAHDAGLRRVSANRADARIMGRTVEVVGMRADGSEFPIELSLSCWDEDEGRFFGGIIRDISDRVRAEEQARVLETAPDPIVEVDASGNIVLANARTEQLFGYGRSELVGRPVQELFAASSRELPLAPGVELTGRRKDGHEFPLEVTFGAVTDDEDAVATCILRDVTERRRFEAQLRHQADHDHITRLFNRRRFEEELAAYAQRRDQHGAMLLLDLDRFKYINDVHGHTAGDAMVRTIAGALHTVLGDDAVVARLGGDEFAILLDGADRDAAERTAVAVVSAVREQRITLGTIAVSITASVGVVPFRTNDTAPESVLAAADLAMYAAKEAGGDGYHVTDRNDDRVAGMQARLDWADQVRRALDEDRFVLYWQPIVELASGHATHYELLLRMVSSDGKIIPPGAFIEPAEHFGLIGELDRWVVKNAIHALADGRVADGLRIEVNLSGRSIGDPELPELIEREIALTGIDPARLVFEITETAAITNMRDAQTFAERLKQLGCRFALDDFGAGFASFYYLKHLPLDYLKIDGDFVKGLTTSDTDQVVVKAMVDIARGLGLKTIAEFVEDAETVARLREHGVDHAQGYHYGRPEPMPRAAASAPPSLTVS
- a CDS encoding ROK family transcriptional regulator produces the protein MAPTKPTLDLLRSLSDEHVLRALMGARRATRAELAALTGLSKPTVSESVRRLGESGAVVDTGERTTGRGRVGTYYALAPTSGRALVVSLAPDGLVAEAVDAYGDVVARAVSPVPAAGRVASALRDVAAKVAGAAGRFRLAVVSAADPVDRASGRLVELPDLPFLLGALDAPAVLADLVAGPVTVDNDVNWAARAEDGGRDFAYLYLGEGLGLAVVSDEAVRRGHAGLAGEIAHVLTTGPDGSATRLTDVFAALGLRRPGSTAIDVPKLLDATETHPALARALAGVLSAVVALVDPAVVLVGGPWGPAIAPALHEMVAAEPRAVPVEAAAVTVEPALTAARAAALDALRDALVAAAAA
- a CDS encoding helix-turn-helix transcriptional regulator; translation: MTAFPFARAARRIDALAAEQLPAQQLLEGVATVLRAAMPVDALVLAATDPDTMLGLGAGIAQGMPHTVCAPFWEYEFEVPDFNKFADLARAPRPVSDLHAATGGRPERSARWRHLRTLMDSDAELRATFNAGGRGWGILHMNRAGGTSGFDTAEQELVATIAPVVGRALRASLVTHPGRDAGGRGPGMAIVAADHRIVSATPEALAWFEDVESTYRLPDPVLGVDVPCEVMIAAAEARARGTATRTRVRTDSGVWLLVHASCLHDGDAAAVVIEPAKASEVAPLIVDAYELTPREVDVTRALARGLATTEIARELHLSRYTVQDHLKSVYEKAGVSSRGELVAKMFADHYYDGLSAAMHAAAA
- a CDS encoding SDR family oxidoreductase → MSDTRVFVITGASSGIGAATARRAVEAGYRVVLGARSQDKLDALVGELGEGNALAVPTDVTRWEDNEALIGAAKDTFGSVDVVFANAGFGAARGWLNETPEHWRDMVLTNVLGAAYTVRAAIPELKASKGHVLLTGSVAGRKALPGSLYSSTKWAVTGMSESIRQDLNGTGVRTTLISPGGVETPFFDNPSQDRLEPDDIARAVLYAVSQPPHVDINEIFVRPIAQEG